One Thalassotalea atypica DNA window includes the following coding sequences:
- a CDS encoding VolA/Pla-1 family phospholipase → MNKLILSLAIAGALGLSGCDSESIKDVQKDVDQNGPATTLTARVVFDPSNGVLSVPNDLLFVDTTDGTLNPPVADATDFSDPNVAVSALDGWSTVNPFKIALSFPAGTSLEPNSVSSGVRIFEVEMGGPTASEACSVVPQGAACRVIGELAFGADFFAQASGNDVAVVPTKPLKAKTTYIVVLTNGLTDNNGKSVAGSTTYELVQQDLATLPLGSESQRSLQGAINSFEAAVGSAGVDKSSIIYTMAMTTQSTVDALGSVKSLMAQGLQMGSIPAIGVQDSGISVADVFASQGVQLTPELAGVYGTANYLAGSITLPYYLGVPTAENPMAPVNDWWKALCDSGAILAGLAAQNPAAIPTDPVSVTDATCIAVSQAAGLAPPGLRDLSSVMELDPERNLTKFNPVPAQRAMMTLDVQMTTPDVNVANVVRASLGMSAIAEPAAGWPVVILQHGITSKKEDMLAITGSLSMNGFATVAIDHPLHGSRGFDLTGDGIDEINASTVSATHYMNLASLLTTRDNLRQSTSDMLGLRLGVNFLSGTHVDASPVKIDSSKVHFLGHSLGAITGINFIAMANSPLAPTVDPLFSITSNSLAMPGVTVANFLMESAAFGDVIKSGLTYQALPEFQAFVGQLYPDGASEAELVGAYLQFYSALSAEQQADLNATFASFTFAAQTVTDSGDPVNYAGIMAATQTPTHLIEVIGNGSDNLSDQVIPNVVSTTSLSGTEAAITLLDLPSVSTTSEGSGAVRFINGHHSSILSPSAQPSSPDPLLSAAATQEMQTQVTTFFASLGQLISVTNSVVVQ, encoded by the coding sequence ATGAATAAGCTAATTCTTAGTTTGGCTATTGCTGGTGCACTTGGTTTAAGTGGCTGTGATAGCGAATCTATTAAAGATGTACAAAAAGATGTTGACCAAAACGGTCCTGCAACAACGCTAACCGCACGTGTCGTGTTCGACCCTTCAAATGGCGTTTTATCTGTTCCAAATGATTTACTGTTTGTTGATACTACTGATGGTACTTTGAACCCACCTGTTGCCGACGCAACAGACTTTTCTGATCCTAATGTTGCTGTAAGTGCACTAGATGGTTGGTCTACAGTAAACCCTTTTAAAATTGCACTGAGCTTCCCAGCAGGGACTTCTTTAGAGCCAAATAGTGTATCTTCTGGGGTACGTATATTTGAAGTGGAAATGGGGGGGCCAACGGCGAGTGAAGCCTGTTCTGTTGTGCCTCAAGGTGCAGCATGTCGTGTAATCGGTGAATTAGCTTTTGGTGCGGACTTCTTTGCACAAGCGTCAGGCAATGATGTTGCTGTAGTACCAACAAAACCATTGAAAGCAAAAACGACGTATATCGTCGTATTAACAAATGGTTTAACTGACAATAATGGTAAATCAGTAGCTGGCTCAACCACGTATGAGTTAGTACAACAAGATTTAGCAACACTGCCTTTAGGTAGTGAGTCGCAGCGAAGCTTACAAGGTGCTATTAATAGCTTTGAAGCGGCGGTAGGTAGTGCTGGTGTTGATAAATCAAGCATAATTTACACAATGGCGATGACCACTCAATCTACTGTAGATGCGTTAGGCAGTGTAAAGTCGCTAATGGCGCAAGGCCTACAGATGGGCAGTATTCCAGCCATTGGTGTGCAAGACAGTGGGATTTCTGTTGCTGATGTTTTTGCTTCACAAGGCGTTCAATTAACACCAGAGTTAGCAGGTGTTTATGGTACGGCAAACTACTTAGCAGGAAGTATTACACTACCTTACTATTTAGGCGTGCCAACGGCAGAAAACCCTATGGCACCAGTAAATGACTGGTGGAAAGCTTTATGTGACTCAGGCGCTATTTTAGCAGGTCTTGCGGCGCAAAACCCGGCTGCAATTCCTACAGACCCAGTTAGTGTGACTGATGCAACTTGTATAGCGGTTTCGCAGGCTGCTGGCCTTGCTCCTCCAGGCTTGCGTGATTTAAGCTCAGTAATGGAATTAGATCCAGAGCGTAATTTAACTAAATTCAACCCAGTCCCCGCGCAACGCGCAATGATGACACTAGATGTTCAAATGACAACTCCAGACGTCAATGTGGCAAATGTTGTTCGTGCTTCTCTTGGTATGTCTGCTATTGCTGAGCCAGCTGCCGGCTGGCCTGTTGTTATACTCCAACACGGTATTACGTCGAAGAAAGAAGACATGCTTGCCATAACGGGTTCGTTGTCGATGAATGGGTTTGCAACTGTTGCTATTGACCACCCATTACATGGTAGCCGTGGATTTGATTTAACAGGGGATGGCATTGATGAAATTAATGCATCGACCGTTTCTGCAACTCATTATATGAACTTGGCAAGCTTATTAACAACACGTGATAACCTTCGTCAAAGTACGTCGGATATGTTAGGGCTTCGTTTAGGGGTTAACTTCCTTAGCGGTACTCACGTTGATGCGTCTCCGGTAAAGATTGACTCATCAAAAGTACACTTCTTAGGTCATTCATTAGGTGCTATTACTGGTATCAACTTTATTGCAATGGCAAATTCACCCTTAGCGCCAACAGTTGATCCATTATTCAGCATCACAAGTAACTCACTGGCAATGCCGGGTGTTACTGTTGCTAACTTCCTTATGGAATCAGCTGCTTTTGGTGATGTGATTAAATCAGGTTTAACATACCAAGCATTGCCTGAGTTCCAAGCATTCGTAGGGCAATTATACCCAGACGGTGCAAGTGAAGCAGAATTAGTGGGTGCATATCTACAATTTTACTCAGCATTATCGGCTGAGCAACAAGCTGACTTAAATGCTACATTTGCTAGCTTTACATTTGCTGCTCAAACAGTAACCGATTCAGGTGACCCAGTGAACTACGCCGGCATAATGGCTGCAACACAAACACCAACTCACTTAATTGAGGTTATTGGTAATGGTAGTGATAACTTATCTGATCAAGTAATTCCTAATGTAGTTTCTACTACGAGTCTATCAGGTACTGAAGCGGCAATCACATTACTTGACTTACCAAGTGTGAGCACAACGTCTGAAGGATCTGGAGCTGTAAGGTTTATTAATGGCCATCATAGTTCTATTTTGTCACCTTCTGCTCAGCCAAGTTCGCCTGATCCGTTATTAAGTGCTGCGGCAACTCAAGAGATGCAAACGCAAGTGACGACTTTCTTTGCATCGTTGGGACAATTGATTTCAGTAACTAACAGCGTTGTTGTGCAATAA
- a CDS encoding YciK family oxidoreductase, whose protein sequence is MFNHQIKENSLENKVILVTGAGSGIGRQAALTYAQLGATVILLGRTVEKLESVYDEILAKGYPEAAIVPLDMKGASKQNYIDMANTIIDQFGKLDGALLNASVLGELTPFSTIHEQIFDDVMQINVKAQFLLSQALIPVMLKSSTPSLVFTSSGVGNKGRAYWGAYSMSKFATEGMMELIADEYDNTNLRTNAINPGATKTPMRTKAYPAEDQDTLAKPLDIMPLYVYLMSDDSSSINGKVIKAQ, encoded by the coding sequence ATGTTTAATCATCAAATTAAAGAAAACAGCCTTGAAAATAAGGTTATTTTAGTTACCGGCGCTGGTAGTGGTATTGGCCGTCAAGCAGCTTTAACTTACGCGCAACTTGGTGCCACTGTTATTTTATTGGGCCGCACGGTAGAAAAACTTGAAAGTGTTTACGATGAAATTTTAGCTAAGGGTTATCCCGAAGCCGCCATTGTTCCGTTAGACATGAAAGGGGCAAGTAAACAAAATTACATTGATATGGCAAACACCATTATTGATCAATTCGGCAAGTTAGATGGCGCACTATTGAATGCTTCGGTATTAGGAGAGCTAACCCCATTTTCCACCATACATGAACAAATCTTTGATGACGTTATGCAAATTAATGTAAAAGCACAGTTTTTGCTCTCGCAAGCCTTGATTCCGGTCATGCTTAAATCATCGACACCTTCTTTAGTTTTCACATCTTCTGGTGTAGGTAATAAAGGGCGTGCCTACTGGGGTGCTTATTCTATGTCAAAATTTGCCACAGAAGGCATGATGGAATTGATCGCGGATGAATACGACAATACAAATTTACGCACAAACGCAATCAACCCTGGCGCGACTAAAACGCCCATGCGCACTAAAGCGTATCCAGCGGAGGATCAAGATACGCTGGCAAAACCATTAGATATCATGCCGCTGTATGTTTATTTAATGAGTGACGATAGCAGCTCAATCAATGGTAAAGTAATAAAGGCACAATAA
- the fadD gene encoding long-chain-fatty-acid--CoA ligase FadD: MEKIWLEKSYPPGVPHEIDPDKYASIVDMFNKYVRVYADRAAFINMGAEITYRELEVQATAFAAYLQQDLGLKKGDKFAIMVPNTLQYPIALFGALLAGLTVVNVNPLYTARELEHQLKDSGAKAMLIVENFARTLEQVIDNTPVEKVIMTSLGDRLGTLKGAVVNFVVKHVKKMVPAYSLNDTISFNKVLARGGELTFTPVEICGDDLAFLQYTGGTTGVSKGAMLTHRNMVANLEQSKAAIKNLLDEGKELVVTALPLYHIFALTANCLTFITIGGTNLLITNPRDMPNFVKELAKYPFTAITGVNTLFNGLLNTPEFNNLDFSNLKLSLGGGMAVQQPVAEKWQHITKTRLLEGYGLTECSPMVSMSPYNLEGYDGTIGIPASSTDIRILKDDGTLAEIGEPGEMLVKGPQVMKGYYNRPEATNEILNDGWLATGDIATMDERGFFKIVDRKKDMIIVSGFNVFPNEIEEVAVMHDNIIEAAAIGIAHEVSGEIVKLFVVRNDETVGELEIIEHCRERLTNYKVPKIIEFKDELPKTNVGKILRKDLR, encoded by the coding sequence GTGGAAAAAATCTGGCTTGAGAAAAGTTACCCTCCAGGTGTCCCCCATGAAATTGACCCAGATAAATATGCATCTATCGTTGATATGTTCAACAAGTATGTGCGTGTTTATGCCGATCGAGCAGCCTTTATCAATATGGGCGCAGAAATTACTTACAGAGAACTAGAAGTACAAGCAACAGCATTTGCTGCCTATCTTCAACAAGACTTAGGGCTTAAAAAAGGTGATAAATTTGCCATTATGGTACCCAATACACTGCAATACCCAATTGCTTTGTTTGGAGCATTGCTGGCGGGTTTAACTGTTGTTAATGTTAACCCCTTATATACGGCGCGTGAATTAGAGCATCAATTAAAAGATTCTGGCGCTAAAGCTATGTTGATTGTCGAAAACTTTGCTCGAACCTTAGAACAAGTTATCGATAATACACCCGTTGAAAAAGTCATCATGACGTCACTGGGTGACAGACTAGGCACGTTAAAAGGCGCGGTCGTAAATTTCGTGGTTAAACACGTCAAAAAAATGGTGCCTGCTTATTCGCTTAACGACACAATTAGCTTTAATAAAGTATTAGCGCGAGGTGGCGAGTTAACGTTTACACCTGTTGAAATCTGCGGTGATGATCTAGCCTTTTTGCAATATACCGGTGGTACTACGGGTGTTTCAAAAGGTGCCATGTTAACGCACCGAAATATGGTCGCGAATTTAGAACAGTCTAAAGCGGCGATTAAAAACCTATTGGACGAAGGAAAAGAACTCGTTGTTACAGCACTACCGCTTTATCATATCTTCGCCTTGACCGCTAACTGCTTAACATTTATCACAATAGGCGGTACAAACCTATTGATCACGAATCCGCGTGATATGCCAAATTTTGTCAAAGAGTTGGCAAAGTATCCATTCACAGCCATTACAGGCGTGAATACCTTGTTTAATGGTCTACTGAATACCCCAGAATTTAACAATTTAGATTTTTCAAATCTTAAATTATCGCTTGGTGGTGGCATGGCAGTTCAACAGCCCGTTGCAGAAAAATGGCAACATATCACTAAAACAAGATTGCTCGAAGGGTATGGCCTTACCGAATGCTCACCAATGGTATCAATGAGCCCTTATAACTTAGAAGGTTATGATGGCACTATTGGTATTCCTGCGTCGTCTACAGATATTCGTATCCTTAAAGATGATGGCACCTTGGCTGAAATTGGTGAACCAGGAGAAATGTTGGTTAAAGGACCACAAGTGATGAAGGGCTATTACAATCGTCCTGAAGCAACGAATGAAATTCTCAATGATGGTTGGTTGGCGACAGGCGATATCGCGACAATGGACGAGCGTGGTTTCTTTAAAATTGTCGATCGGAAAAAAGACATGATCATCGTTTCAGGTTTCAATGTCTTCCCAAATGAAATTGAAGAAGTTGCGGTAATGCATGACAATATCATTGAAGCCGCAGCGATTGGAATCGCTCATGAAGTCAGTGGTGAAATTGTTAAATTGTTTGTTGTGCGAAATGACGAAACAGTAGGTGAGCTTGAAATAATTGAGCATTGCCGAGAACGATTAACGAATTACAAAGTGCCCAAAATTATTGAGTTCAAAGACGAGTTGCCGAAAACTAATGTCGGCAAAATTTTGAGAAAAGATTTAAGGTAA
- a CDS encoding alpha/beta fold hydrolase, translating into MSNKGMEEVCFELSDLTIHGLMKGAEHKDIVLCLHGWLDNAASFVPMSPYLENKQIIAIDWPGHGFSSHRSIDAHYHFIDWVYDLLQLFDANEWHNVEIIGHSMGGMIATAFAAAYPERVRSLTLIDSIGFVSTDAEDTTEQLRKGLESRLKGQTKKKHLHSSFESAVNARVNVSDLSYEHAEHIVKRGLVKVGAKYSWRSDSRLRLTSPYRLTLEQAKQLIKDVNCPVNLIYGDKGLDLVHSGIKSFSPLFKHFELHKIAGGHHLHMENPEKVAEIIAQFLAKN; encoded by the coding sequence TTGAGCAATAAAGGCATGGAAGAAGTATGTTTTGAACTGTCAGACTTAACTATTCATGGCCTGATGAAAGGCGCTGAGCATAAAGATATCGTGCTTTGCTTGCATGGTTGGCTCGACAACGCAGCTAGCTTTGTACCAATGAGTCCCTATTTGGAAAACAAACAAATAATTGCCATCGATTGGCCTGGTCATGGTTTTTCTTCTCACCGCAGCATTGATGCTCACTATCATTTTATTGACTGGGTTTACGATTTATTACAGTTATTCGATGCTAATGAATGGCACAATGTTGAAATCATTGGCCACTCGATGGGCGGGATGATAGCCACCGCATTTGCTGCTGCCTATCCTGAGCGAGTGAGATCTTTGACCTTGATCGACTCGATTGGCTTTGTTTCGACAGATGCAGAAGATACCACTGAACAACTGCGTAAAGGGCTTGAAAGTCGCTTAAAAGGGCAAACTAAGAAGAAACACTTACACTCTTCATTTGAGTCCGCCGTTAATGCGCGAGTGAATGTTTCAGATCTAAGTTATGAACATGCTGAGCATATTGTTAAAAGAGGCTTAGTTAAGGTGGGAGCGAAATACAGTTGGCGCTCTGACAGCCGTTTACGGTTAACTTCACCGTACCGACTAACCCTTGAACAAGCTAAACAGTTGATTAAGGATGTTAACTGCCCGGTGAATTTGATTTACGGCGATAAAGGATTAGATTTAGTACATAGTGGAATTAAATCTTTTTCGCCTTTATTTAAGCATTTTGAATTACATAAAATTGCAGGTGGCCATCATTTGCATATGGAAAACCCAGAGAAAGTTGCCGAAATAATTGCTCAGTTTCTCGCAAAGAACTGA
- a CDS encoding M50 family metallopeptidase, whose translation MTESTSNNSSFFSRYQFWILLVLAGTLRSFPIVSVPFNWLESYFHEISHGLAALLSGGKIIRIQLFLDGAGLCTSQGGSRLFTSFMGYAGAAVWGAIIYQLARQHLLFARGVCITILLLLIASCIFWTQDLLTLFILTILILVFSLKLKLADNDALQKVIQLVGLTVLLNALMSPFYLIDGRALGDGATLSELTLVPEIIWVVIWFAIGSALLVWLAKSTSKMRKKS comes from the coding sequence ATGACTGAGTCAACGTCAAACAATTCTTCCTTTTTTAGCCGATACCAATTTTGGATACTGTTGGTACTTGCAGGCACCTTACGTAGCTTTCCAATAGTTTCTGTACCTTTTAACTGGCTTGAAAGTTATTTCCATGAAATAAGTCACGGGCTCGCTGCGTTATTAAGTGGTGGAAAAATCATCCGCATTCAACTATTTCTAGATGGTGCTGGCTTGTGTACATCACAAGGTGGCAGTCGGCTATTTACTAGCTTTATGGGTTATGCTGGAGCTGCTGTTTGGGGCGCCATAATCTATCAGTTAGCACGGCAACATTTACTCTTTGCGCGCGGTGTTTGTATCACCATATTGTTGTTACTTATCGCCTCTTGTATTTTTTGGACGCAGGATCTATTAACGTTATTTATTCTGACTATTTTGATTCTGGTATTTTCCTTGAAACTTAAATTAGCTGATAATGACGCTTTACAAAAAGTCATCCAACTAGTGGGGTTGACCGTGCTGCTGAATGCATTAATGAGCCCCTTTTATTTGATTGATGGCCGCGCACTGGGTGACGGTGCGACGCTGTCAGAGCTAACTTTAGTACCCGAGATTATTTGGGTTGTCATCTGGTTTGCTATAGGCAGTGCGCTGCTGGTTTGGCTTGCAAAGAGCACTAGCAAAATGAGGAAAAAATCTTGA
- the tsaB gene encoding tRNA (adenosine(37)-N6)-threonylcarbamoyltransferase complex dimerization subunit type 1 TsaB has product MNFLAIDASTEACSVAIKYQDKVYSEFELCPQSHSLVLLPMVDRLLKQAGCLLSDFDALIYGQGPGSFTGVRIGIGVAQGLAFAAKLPTIGISTLQTMAQQAIVETENEQVLVAIDARMSEIYTARFIKNEQGFAEIAGKEMVIAPEYIASALSLTKSVEDSEYYVAGTGWQAYYEALKAFQLNSTIDIQYPDAKHMLALGQHYFEQGLAKPAEEAQPVYVRDTVSWKKLPGRE; this is encoded by the coding sequence GTGAATTTTTTAGCTATTGATGCTTCAACCGAAGCTTGCTCTGTTGCCATTAAATACCAAGATAAAGTGTACAGTGAATTTGAACTATGCCCGCAATCTCATAGTTTAGTGTTATTACCAATGGTCGATCGTTTGTTAAAGCAAGCGGGATGTCTTTTGAGCGACTTTGATGCCTTAATCTATGGTCAAGGACCAGGAAGCTTCACTGGAGTGCGCATTGGTATAGGTGTTGCTCAGGGATTAGCATTCGCTGCAAAATTACCAACAATAGGTATCTCAACATTGCAAACAATGGCGCAACAAGCCATTGTTGAAACAGAGAACGAGCAGGTACTTGTTGCAATAGATGCAAGAATGTCTGAAATATATACGGCACGTTTTATTAAAAATGAACAGGGCTTTGCTGAAATAGCCGGCAAGGAAATGGTTATTGCTCCTGAGTATATTGCGTCGGCTTTATCATTAACGAAATCTGTAGAAGACAGTGAATATTATGTAGCGGGAACCGGATGGCAGGCCTACTATGAAGCACTTAAGGCATTTCAGTTGAATAGCACAATCGATATACAATACCCAGACGCAAAGCATATGCTGGCGCTTGGACAACACTATTTTGAACAAGGACTGGCGAAACCTGCAGAAGAAGCGCAACCAGTTTATGTTCGTGATACGGTTTCATGGAAAAAGTTACCGGGACGTGAATGA
- a CDS encoding ATP-dependent DNA helicase yields the protein MSVIDKAFSSTGLLANAITGFSPRQAQLDMALEVEKAIEQRSTLIVEAGTGTGKTFAYLIPALVSEKKVIISTGTKNLQEQLYHKDIPLIKKALATSAQMALLKGRSNYLCLQRIDEYQHSRGQLDAQTLHDFVKVRTWANSTQTGDIGELDNIAEDSSVFPYVTSTVDNCLARDCPKFEECYLIKARQKAIDADVVVVNHHLFFADMALKDTGFGELIPKADVMIFDEAHQIADIASEYFGESFSTKQLIDLCNDVLQCYRTSLTDVKQLGKAAEKLQRTCQDFRLHFSHDTERGNWRDKARVTNIFNAFVSIKEDLDFLYQVLKLNVSRNEVVDNCFERAVNLLSKYDIVADIEAFGVSLWYETTRRHVVLHQTPLSIAEKFSSVVKKSEAGWVFTSATLAVNGGFSHFADPLGLTLEHTLMLDSPFDYEQQSQLIVPRYLPEAHEVSRPSALAELAIPLIEASQGSCFMLFTSYRIMNMVAEILNGEIDNPLLVQGQMTKSTLLTEFIASPDAVLLATASFWEGVDVRGDNLTCVIIDKLPFASPDDPLLQARSEDVRRQGGDPFADIQLPQAVIALKQGVGRLIRDITDKGVMVICDNRLVNRPYGAVFLNSLPPMKRSRDLKQATSFLTSLRN from the coding sequence ATGAGTGTTATCGATAAAGCGTTTTCGTCGACTGGGTTGTTAGCAAATGCGATAACGGGCTTCTCGCCACGCCAAGCACAATTGGACATGGCCCTTGAAGTCGAAAAAGCCATTGAACAGCGATCAACGTTGATTGTTGAAGCGGGGACTGGAACGGGTAAAACGTTTGCCTATTTGATTCCTGCATTAGTGTCTGAAAAAAAAGTTATCATTTCTACCGGTACTAAAAACCTACAAGAGCAGCTGTATCATAAAGATATTCCTCTGATCAAGAAAGCCTTAGCGACCAGTGCGCAAATGGCGCTGTTAAAAGGGCGTTCTAATTATCTATGTCTGCAGAGAATTGACGAATATCAACACTCGAGAGGGCAATTGGATGCACAAACACTACATGATTTTGTCAAGGTCAGGACGTGGGCTAATAGCACACAGACTGGCGATATTGGTGAGCTAGATAACATCGCTGAAGATTCAAGTGTTTTCCCGTATGTCACAAGTACTGTGGATAATTGTTTAGCAAGAGACTGCCCTAAATTTGAAGAGTGCTACCTCATTAAAGCGCGGCAAAAAGCCATCGATGCGGATGTGGTGGTGGTTAATCATCATTTGTTTTTTGCTGATATGGCGTTAAAAGATACTGGTTTTGGTGAGTTGATCCCAAAAGCAGATGTGATGATCTTTGATGAAGCCCATCAAATTGCGGACATAGCCAGTGAGTATTTTGGTGAGTCGTTTTCCACTAAACAGCTCATCGACCTGTGCAATGATGTCTTGCAGTGTTATCGCACCTCATTGACTGATGTTAAACAGTTGGGTAAAGCCGCAGAAAAACTGCAGCGCACTTGCCAAGACTTTAGATTACATTTTTCCCATGACACTGAACGAGGAAACTGGCGAGACAAGGCGAGAGTAACCAACATATTCAATGCGTTTGTGTCGATTAAGGAAGATTTAGATTTTTTATATCAAGTGTTGAAACTGAATGTCTCTCGCAATGAAGTAGTCGACAACTGTTTTGAACGTGCAGTTAATTTGTTGTCAAAATACGATATTGTTGCAGATATTGAAGCATTCGGTGTAAGCCTATGGTACGAAACAACACGTCGTCATGTTGTACTACACCAGACACCATTATCGATCGCAGAAAAGTTCAGTAGTGTGGTTAAGAAGTCGGAAGCAGGGTGGGTATTTACGTCCGCTACTTTGGCGGTTAATGGCGGTTTTTCCCACTTTGCTGATCCGTTAGGACTAACTTTAGAACATACCTTAATGCTCGATAGCCCATTTGACTATGAGCAACAATCGCAACTAATTGTCCCCAGATATTTACCAGAAGCACATGAAGTTTCCCGACCTTCAGCACTTGCCGAGCTTGCTATTCCGTTGATTGAAGCAAGCCAAGGTTCGTGTTTTATGTTGTTTACCAGTTACCGCATCATGAACATGGTGGCAGAAATATTAAATGGTGAGATTGATAACCCGTTGCTGGTGCAAGGTCAAATGACGAAGAGTACTTTGTTGACTGAATTTATTGCCAGCCCTGATGCTGTATTGTTGGCTACCGCTAGCTTTTGGGAAGGTGTTGATGTTAGGGGCGATAACTTAACTTGTGTTATCATTGATAAATTGCCTTTTGCCTCACCTGATGACCCGTTATTGCAGGCAAGAAGTGAAGATGTTCGCCGACAAGGGGGAGATCCTTTTGCCGACATACAGCTACCACAGGCTGTTATCGCTTTGAAACAAGGTGTTGGGCGGTTAATAAGAGATATTACTGACAAAGGTGTGATGGTCATTTGCGATAATCGGTTAGTGAATCGCCCCTATGGCGCAGTGTTTTTGAATAGTTTACCGCCGATGAAACGGTCACGAGATCTTAAACAAGCGACATCGTTTTTAACTTCATTACGTAATTAG
- the hisG gene encoding ATP phosphoribosyltransferase: protein MKNRLTIAMQKSGRLSEETQNLLKRCGLKLNVTDRRLLAHVANMPVDIMRVRSSDIPGLVMDGVCDLGIVGDNTLEEAALERELLGGNASYAKTTTLNFGGCRLSIAMPEEFQYKGIESLHGLRFATTYPQLLNRFAAENNIKVDFCMLKGSVEVAPRVGLADGICDLVSTGATLEANGLKEVEVIFRSKASLIQSTNTINEEKQKILDTLLPRIQGVMKAKESKYIMLHAPKNKLNEVSRLMPGKETPTVLPLAGREDLVAVHVVATETFFWETMENLKALGCNSILVMPIEKMMG from the coding sequence ATGAAAAATAGATTAACCATCGCAATGCAAAAGTCAGGTCGTTTAAGTGAGGAAACGCAAAACCTTCTCAAACGATGTGGTCTAAAACTTAACGTCACAGATCGTCGTTTACTCGCACACGTAGCCAATATGCCTGTAGATATTATGCGTGTCCGCTCTAGTGATATCCCCGGCTTGGTTATGGACGGCGTTTGTGATTTGGGCATCGTGGGTGACAACACCTTAGAAGAAGCAGCACTTGAACGAGAGCTTTTGGGTGGCAATGCAAGCTACGCTAAAACTACCACGCTTAACTTTGGGGGATGTCGATTATCTATCGCCATGCCAGAAGAGTTCCAATATAAGGGTATTGAGTCACTACATGGCTTACGATTTGCGACAACCTACCCACAACTACTCAACCGCTTTGCTGCAGAAAACAACATAAAAGTGGATTTTTGTATGCTCAAGGGCTCGGTTGAAGTAGCGCCTCGCGTTGGCTTAGCAGACGGTATTTGTGACTTAGTCTCTACCGGCGCGACACTTGAAGCTAATGGATTAAAAGAAGTGGAAGTGATTTTCCGCTCTAAAGCATCGCTCATTCAATCAACCAACACCATCAATGAAGAAAAACAAAAAATACTCGATACCCTGCTTCCTCGCATACAAGGTGTAATGAAAGCAAAAGAAAGTAAATATATCATGCTACACGCGCCTAAAAATAAACTAAACGAAGTCAGTAGATTAATGCCTGGTAAAGAAACACCAACTGTACTTCCGTTAGCGGGCAGAGAAGATTTGGTTGCAGTTCACGTGGTTGCTACTGAAACCTTTTTTTGGGAAACCATGGAAAACCTAAAAGCGCTAGGGTGTAACTCGATCTTAGTGATGCCAATCGAAAAAATGATGGGTTAA